A window from Mycoplasma phocoeninasale encodes these proteins:
- the eno gene encoding phosphopyruvate hydratase: MSKIMKINAYEVLDSRGNPTVKVELMTEAAYSEALVPSGASTGSKEAVELRDKNTKYEKNWFGGKGVQTACDNVNNIIANKLINEDVLNQEKIDQIMIDLDGTATKSKLGANAILAVSLAVARAAAKELELPLYSYLASLDKRQAYKLPVPMLNVINGGEHASNTIDFQEFMIMPLGAKTFKESMQMANMVFHTLAKLLKEAGHGTQVGDEGGFAPNLHTHEEALDFLVKAIEKAGFKAATSGEKAIAICLDAASSELYNKETKTYVFKKFKKAIDEKRAGFEKYSNLKYSFTTEEFVEYYGTLIAKYPIISIEDSHDENDWTGFELMNKKYGKKVQLVGDDLIVTNPKYIKMAIDKKAINASLIKINQIGSLTETIAAIKMSQDANLVPIISHRSGETEDTFIADLAVAFNTGEIKTGSMSRTDRVAKYNRLLKIEMELGEMAKYEGIDAFHNLK; encoded by the coding sequence ATGTCAAAAATAATGAAAATTAATGCATATGAAGTTTTAGATAGTCGTGGTAATCCAACAGTTAAAGTAGAACTAATGACTGAAGCCGCATATTCAGAAGCACTAGTGCCTTCTGGCGCTTCAACTGGATCTAAAGAAGCTGTTGAATTAAGAGACAAAAATACTAAATATGAAAAAAACTGATTTGGCGGTAAAGGTGTACAAACCGCATGTGATAATGTTAATAATATTATTGCAAATAAACTAATTAATGAAGATGTTTTAAATCAAGAAAAAATTGACCAAATAATGATCGACCTTGATGGAACAGCAACTAAATCAAAACTAGGAGCAAACGCAATTTTAGCAGTTTCACTTGCCGTAGCTCGTGCCGCTGCAAAAGAACTTGAACTTCCACTGTACAGTTATTTAGCTTCGCTTGATAAACGTCAAGCTTACAAATTACCTGTGCCAATGTTAAATGTTATTAATGGTGGAGAACATGCATCGAATACCATTGATTTCCAAGAATTTATGATTATGCCACTTGGAGCAAAAACTTTTAAAGAAAGTATGCAAATGGCGAATATGGTTTTCCATACTCTTGCTAAATTACTAAAAGAAGCAGGACATGGAACCCAAGTTGGAGATGAAGGGGGATTTGCACCAAATCTTCATACCCATGAAGAGGCTTTAGATTTCCTTGTTAAGGCAATCGAAAAAGCCGGCTTTAAAGCAGCTACATCAGGAGAAAAAGCAATTGCTATTTGCCTAGATGCAGCTAGCTCAGAGCTATATAACAAAGAAACTAAAACCTATGTTTTCAAAAAATTCAAAAAAGCCATTGACGAAAAAAGAGCCGGGTTTGAAAAATATTCAAATCTTAAATACTCATTTACAACCGAAGAATTTGTAGAATACTACGGAACACTAATAGCAAAATATCCAATTATCTCAATTGAAGATTCTCATGATGAAAATGACTGAACTGGTTTTGAGTTGATGAATAAAAAATATGGTAAAAAAGTTCAACTAGTTGGCGATGACTTAATTGTAACTAATCCAAAATACATTAAAATGGCTATTGATAAAAAAGCAATTAATGCTTCTTTAATCAAAATTAACCAAATTGGTTCTCTAACTGAAACCATTGCTGCTATTAAAATGTCGCAAGATGCGAACCTAGTTCCAATTATTTCACATCGTTCTGGCGAAACAGAAGATACATTTATTGCTGATTTAGCTGTTGCTTTTAACACTGGAGAAATCAAAACCGGATCAATGTCAAGAACTGATAGAGTTGCCAAATACAATAGATTATTAAAAATTGAGATGGAATTAGGCGAAATGGCTAAATATGAAGGAATTGATGCCTTTCACAATTTAAAATAA
- the rplA gene encoding 50S ribosomal protein L1, whose protein sequence is MAKRISKNVKAVKSLVNKNDVYSLAEAIELAKKASFAKFDESLDIAIKLNLDTRKSEQQLRGSVLLPHGTGKTVRVLVATDETAAQKASLEAGADYVYSSAELPEILNKDKYDFDVIVADPKMMLVLGKYGKKLGPKGLMPNPKTGTVTTNPAKAVEELKKGKANYRADKGGIIHASVGKKSMDSKILAENAETLINTVKRLKPQTVKGVYVLNIVVSTSMGASVKVKID, encoded by the coding sequence ATGGCAAAAAGAATATCTAAAAATGTTAAAGCAGTTAAAAGCCTAGTTAATAAAAATGATGTTTATTCATTAGCAGAAGCAATTGAATTAGCAAAAAAAGCTTCATTTGCTAAGTTCGATGAATCACTTGACATTGCAATCAAATTAAATTTGGATACAAGAAAATCAGAACAACAATTACGTGGATCAGTTCTACTACCTCATGGTACTGGAAAAACTGTTAGGGTTTTAGTTGCGACTGATGAAACTGCTGCACAAAAAGCATCATTAGAAGCTGGAGCTGATTATGTTTATTCATCAGCAGAACTTCCTGAAATTCTTAACAAAGATAAATATGATTTTGATGTAATTGTTGCCGATCCAAAAATGATGCTAGTATTAGGAAAATACGGTAAAAAATTAGGTCCTAAAGGTTTAATGCCAAACCCTAAAACTGGTACCGTTACTACAAATCCTGCTAAAGCAGTAGAAGAGCTTAAAAAAGGTAAGGCTAATTATCGTGCTGACAAAGGTGGAATTATTCACGCTTCTGTTGGAAAGAAATCAATGGATTCAAAAATTCTAGCTGAAAATGCTGAAACTTTAATTAATACAGTTAAGAGATTAAAACCACAAACTGTTAAAGGTGTTTATGTTTTAAACATTGTTGTATCTACTTCAATGGGTGCATCAGTTAAAGTAAAAATTGACTAA